One genomic segment of Sminthopsis crassicaudata isolate SCR6 chromosome 2, ASM4859323v1, whole genome shotgun sequence includes these proteins:
- the LOC141553704 gene encoding S100P-binding protein-like: MSKDLSGCLESSTGCDSSGSGQHLLPVPGTSWATSGQDEDELDDSLLELSDGEEDDSPFSYTEEEIQELLKDDDVLNDQSSLGGGLKSAGGQMEKLGRDSCVSIDSPQDINSPCSLELGAGPASSILQLPQVSTPASHSLIPTKLSSRPSAPEKNLLKVTTVPLLKPIVWNGILGKDKMESSKGACRNADRFGRPSHLGEDGSKDSTSRNNSKPLTGHEETTSTSSVWEGPLSPSKGNPQHMVYGTKMPWRDVPTPLISLTLEQTGSPSDGKLSLGNRRHKISGVSRSPAVPSSSGKRIILDKDSGKMMTQETRVSKITPLLPTRARSKYPRFSQVELEPKMSASSFKNGVTRVPKPRALHQGPLGELYALMDQVASVEYQIQNRRWQHLSALTMINYPRFRQKPLQRYSLI, translated from the coding sequence ATGTCAAAGGATTTGAGCGGCTGCTTAGAATCCTCTACTGGTTGTGATAGTTCAGGGTCTGGCCAACATCTTCTGCCTGTTCCAGGCACCTCTTGGGCTACATCAGGACAGGATGAAGATGAGTTAGATGACTCCTTACTGGAACTTTCAGATGGAGAAGAGGATGACAGTCCCTTCAGTTACACTGAAGAAGAGATTCAGGAGCTTTTGAAGGATGATGATGTTCTGAACGATCAGTCCTCTTTGGGTGGAGGGCTAAAAAGTGCAGGTGGTCAAATGGAGAAACTGGGGAGGGATAGTTGTGTGTCAATTGACTCTCCCCAAGATATAAATTCACCTTGTAGCTTGGAGCTTGGAGCTGGGCCAGCCAGCAGCATCCTCCAGCTACCACAGGTAAGTACACCAGCTAGTCACAGCCTCATTCCCACCAAACTGTCTAGCAGACCCTCAGCACCAGAAAAGAATCTTTTGAAAGTAACCACTGTCCCACTACTTAAGCCAATCGTTTGGAATGGTATCCTTGGAAAGGATAAGATGGAATCTTCCAAAGGCGCCTGCAGGAATGCAGACCGCTTCGGAAGACCTTCCCACCTGGGGGAAGATGGGAGCAAGGATAGCACTAGTCGTAATAATAGCAAACCTTTGACTGGGCATGAAGAAACCACCTCTACTAGCTCTGTTTGGGAAGGACCTTTGTCTCCTTCCAAAGGTAATCCTCAACACATGGTCTATGGAACCAAAATGCCTTGGCGAGATGTGCCTACCCCCTTAATCTCTCTGACCTTGGAACAGACAGGTAGCCCCTCTGATGGGAAATTATCTCTGGGGAATAGGAGACATAAAATCAGTGGTGTAAGCCGGTCCCCAGCTGTTCCCTCATCATCGGGCAAACGCATCATCCTAGACAAAGATTCTGGGAAAATGATGACACAGGAGACAAGAGTAAGCAAAATCACCCCACTCCTACCAACCAGAGCAAGGAGTAAGTATCCGAGATTTTCACAAGTGGAACTAGAACCGAAGATGTCTGCATCTTCATTCAAGAATGGCGTCACTCGTGTGCCAAAACCTAGGGCTCTGCACCAGGGGCCCTTAGGTGAATTGTATGCCTTGATGGACCAAGTCGCTAGTGTGGAATATCAGATCCAGAATCGCAGGTGGCAGCACCTTTCAGCCCTCACCATGATAAACTACCCCCGATTCAGACAGAAGCCTCTACAGAGGTACAGCCTTATTTAG